One genomic window of Aptenodytes patagonicus chromosome 3, bAptPat1.pri.cur, whole genome shotgun sequence includes the following:
- the SLC30A1 gene encoding proton-coupled zinc antiporter SLC30A1, producing the protein MCGGMAAKGPGGPRWWQNRRARLLCMLALTFLFFVVEVVVSRVTSSLAMLSDSFHMLSDVMALVVALVAVRFAQRTRATKKNTFGWVRAEVMGALVNAVFLTALCFTILLEAIERFTEPHEIQQPLVVISVGVAGLIINLLGLCLFNHHGVGGHGHSHGHGHSHSGRQHPRSGPKPEQPPGDGEAALHREETSTLVENCSSSNGVSQEKLGDMKDDMTDLQVNGNAGHYPLDVEEVEEDSSAQLNMRGVFLHVFGDALGSVIVVVNALLFYGLWNPCPKDGPCFNPCVNNHCMENATLSQTLGRANKSEQESITVAGPCWLLYLDPVLCLIMVCILLYTTYPLLRESALILLQTVPKQIDVHSLNSKLRTLEGVEAVHELHIWQLAGSRIIGTAHIKCPDPSTYMMVAKRIKEIFHDEGIHATTIQPEFASVGSESGRGKCEFPCRTQCALKQCCGTGEDSIAKKTEKSSSLSISCSEVVIEFPKTRRTKSESIPSVKLEANTDQNEQFESSL; encoded by the exons ATGTGCGGGGGGATGGCGGCGaaggggccgggcgggccgcggTGGTGGCAGAACCGGCGGGCGCGGCTGCTGTGcatgctggcgctcaccttcctcttcttcgtggtggaggtggtggtgagCCGGGTCACGTCGTCCCTGGCCATGCTCTCCGACTCCTTCCACATGCTCTCCGATGTCATGGCCCTGGTCGTGGCGCTGGTGGCCGTGCGCTTCGCCCAGCGCACCCGCGCCACCAAGAAGAACACCTTCGGGTGGGTGCGGGCCGAGGTGATGGGTGCCCTCGTCAATGCCGTCTTCCTCACCGCCCTCTGCTTCACCATCCTGCTCGAGGCCATCGAGCGCTTCACGGAGCCCCACGAGATCCAGCAGCCGCTGGTGGTCATCAGCGTGGGGGTGGCGGGACTCATCATCAACCTGCTGGGGCTCTGCCTCTTCAACCACCATGGTGTCGGGGGCCACGGCCATTCCCACGGCCACGGGCACTCGCACAGCGGCAGGCAGCACCCCCGCAGCGGCCCCAAGCCCGAGCAGCCACCCGGGGATGGGGAGGCTGCACTGCACCGGGAGGAGACCAGCACCTTGGTGGAGAACTGCAGCAGCTCCAACGGAGTCAGCCAGGAGAAGCTGG GTGATATGAAAGACGACATGACTGACCTACAAGTGAATGGGAACGCTGGTCATTATCCTCTGGATGTAGAGGAGGTTGAAGAAGACTCTAGTGCGCAGCTTAACATGCGCGGagtttttctgcatgtttttggAGATGCCTTAGGTTCAGTAATTGTGGTAGTGAATGCCTTGCTCTTTTATGGGTTGTGGAATCCATGCCCCAAAGATGGGCCCTGCTTTAATCCATGTGTCAATAATCATTGCATGGAAAACGCTACTTTATCCCAAACACTTGGCAGAGCAAACAAGTCTGAGCAAGAGAGCATTACGGTGGCTGGTCCATGCTGGTTGCTATATTTAGATCCCGTCCTTTGTTTGATAATGGTTTGTATACTCCTTTACACAACTTACCCGTTACTTAGGGAGTCAGCCCTTATACTTCTACAGACTGTTCCCAAACAAATAGATGTTCATTCCTTGAACTCAAAATTACGTACCCTTGAAGGAGTTGAAGCAGTCCATGAATTACACATTTGGCAGCTAGCAGGCAGTAGGATCATTGGCACTGCTCACATAAAGTGTCCTGACCCTTCCACATACATGATGGTGGCAAAGCGCATCAAAGAGATCTTTCATGACGAAGGGATTCATGCAACTACCATTCAGCCTGAGTTTGCCAGCGTTGGGTCTGAATCGGGGAGAGGGAAATGTGAGTTTCCTTGCAGGACTCAGTGTGCTTTGAAGCAGTGTTGCGGAACAGGAGAAGATAGTAttgcaaagaagacagaaaaatcttcGTCACTTAGTATTTCTTGTTCAGAAGTTGTCATTGAATTTCCGAAAACTAGGAGGACTAAGTCGGAGAGCATCCCTTCAGTTAAGCTAGAGGCAAACACCGATCAAAACGAGCAGTTTGAATCATCTTTGTAA